The genomic stretch TTTGCCTTAAAAAGGGAATTAAACCATATTTTAATAAAATATATATTTTACTTTAAACATACTGTTAAATGTATTTTAATTTTTATTAAAATAGTTTTATAATGTAGATGTGTGGGAGGTGAGAAAGATAAGAAAACCTATTAGGATACTGTTGTTGTCATTATTGATTATGATTGTCATGGTGGGTGCAGTTCAGGCTGAAGACAATACTACAGATTCTGTTTCAGCGAATTCTACCGAATTGAACGTTAAAAGTGAAGTTCAAACGCTTTCAGCCGAACCCGACTCACCGGATTTGGTGTTCAATATCACAAGCGATAACGTCGATGATTATTTTGTAAGGGGGACCTTGAAGTCCACTTACTCATATGCTAACCTGTTCATATCCGAGGATATGGAGGATCTTGGCATATTGACAATCAGGGCAAACAATGTGACAATAAACGGCAACAATCATACATTGAAAAACACCTTTTTCAGCATTGAGTCTACCGGCGTTACATTGAACAATCTGACACTCTGTTTGACTGAAAGCGATGAGGATAATGATTATGCGGCCATTGACCTTTGGAAGGCAAGCGGCACTACAATAAGCAATGTGAACATTGAATTTAACGCTACACGTGACACCAGCGCCTACGGAATCTATTCAC from Methanobrevibacter sp. encodes the following:
- a CDS encoding right-handed parallel beta-helix repeat-containing protein translates to MRKIRKPIRILLLSLLIMIVMVGAVQAEDNTTDSVSANSTELNVKSEVQTLSAEPDSPDLVFNITSDNVDDYFVRGTLKSTYSYANLFISEDMEDLGILTIRANNVTINGNNHTLKNTFFSIESTGVTLNNLTLCLTESDEDNDYAAIDLWKASGTTISNVNIEFNATRDTSAYGIYSQGTRYSLINNLKIINTTVNITGDNRAEGRVYGIRMEYSPNAVLENNTINANLPLHTVAFRGTTADLDS